A genome region from Rhizobium sp. N324 includes the following:
- a CDS encoding transporter substrate-binding domain-containing protein: MKKKLIKALAIVIGVAGAATNAWADRLQDILSSGVIRVAVSLDSPPFGSVGADGKPVGFDIEMAEMVAKALNVKLETVGVPSANRVAVLVTDKADLVISNLGITPERAKQVLYSAPYVNTVLGVFGPKSLPVSTLDDLNAYTVSATRGAAATQAILSRNPSAQVKQFESDSTSATAFLSGQTDLLTSSTTTVAALKKQNPDKEMELLIALRSSPAHMAVRMGELNFLAWVNSFIYYSQLNGDLDRLSQTYLGLPLQPLQLGLPTR; this comes from the coding sequence ATGAAAAAGAAACTGATCAAAGCCCTCGCCATCGTTATCGGCGTTGCGGGTGCCGCGACGAACGCCTGGGCCGACAGGCTCCAGGACATTCTGTCGAGCGGCGTCATCCGCGTCGCCGTGTCGCTGGACAGCCCGCCCTTCGGATCCGTCGGCGCCGACGGCAAGCCCGTCGGGTTCGATATCGAAATGGCGGAAATGGTCGCCAAGGCCTTGAACGTCAAGCTCGAAACGGTCGGCGTACCATCGGCCAATCGCGTCGCCGTTCTTGTCACCGACAAAGCGGACCTCGTGATCTCCAACCTTGGCATCACGCCGGAGCGCGCCAAGCAGGTTCTCTATTCCGCGCCCTATGTGAACACGGTGCTCGGCGTGTTCGGACCCAAGAGCCTGCCTGTTTCCACGCTCGACGATCTGAACGCCTACACGGTTTCCGCGACGCGCGGAGCCGCTGCGACGCAAGCGATCCTGTCAAGAAATCCAAGCGCCCAGGTGAAGCAATTCGAATCAGACTCCACCTCCGCAACGGCCTTCCTCTCCGGCCAGACCGATCTGCTGACGTCGAGCACGACGACCGTCGCGGCGCTGAAGAAGCAGAATCCGGACAAGGAAATGGAGCTGCTGATCGCGCTCCGGTCCTCGCCGGCGCACATGGCGGTGCGGATGGGAGAGCTGAACTTTCTCGCCTGGGTGAACAGCTTCATCTACTACAGCCAGTTGAACGGCGATCTCGATCGCCTCAGCCAGACCTATCTCGGCCTGCCCTTACAGCCTCTTCAGCTGGGCCTTCCAACCCGTTAA